GCCAGATTTAACGAAGTGTAAGCATCGCTGCTGGGAATCCGAATCAAGCGCTGGGCGCGGTTCAATTCGGCGTTAGTCAATCCACAATCTTCTCGACCAAAAATTAGGGCGCTGGGGGCTTCTAGCAACCAAGGTAAAGCATCTGCTGGTGATTCTAGCGGCATTGGGTGCGATCGACTATCATCTCCTGTAGTTGCGATCGCCCTGACACATCCTACCAAAGCAGCCGGCAAACTCTCAACTACCTTAGCCGTTTCCAATATATCGGCCGCCCGCACAGCCATCAATCGGGCTTCTTCCCCTAAATAATCGCACTGAGGATTCACCAAAATTAATTGACGCAAACCCATATTTTTCATCACGCGGGCGACTGAACCCACATTCAAGGGCCCGGCGGGTTCGACTAAGACGATGCGGATGTTGGCTAATGCCGTTGCGATCATTTTTACTGGGCAGATTTTTTGCTGAAATTAGACTGAATTTTATTAATCTTCGATCGAAAATTGGAAACCGCAGATATCATCCCCATTAACGCAGATTAACGGAGATAATTTAAGATAACGTATTGTCAAAATTAGCATGGCAAAGCAGCGATTGAAGTCCGATTTACCGACTAAGATGTGTCCGGTGTGCGATCGACCTTTTACTTGGCGCAAAAAATGGGCCGACTGCTGGGATGAAGTAAAATACTGCTCGGATCGCTGTCGCCGCCGCCGTAATAGCACCGAAAGTTAAGAATCTCTTGCCATTTGCCAAACTGAGGCTAAGATTGCAAAGGAAAAATTTCACGGTTAGAAGTATGGCATCGCAACAGGTGCAACCAAAGCTAGTTATTCACGGCGGTGCCGGTAGTTGTCTGCAAAGCAAGGGCGGAATTGAAGCGGTACGCAAATCGCTTTACGATGTTTTGGAGGCAGTGTATCCGCTGCTGAAAAATGGCGCAAGTGCCGTAGATGCAGTGGTGCATGGCTGTCGGTTGTTGGAAGATGACCCGCGATTTAATGCGGGTACGGGTTCTGTGGTACAGTCGGACGGGCAAATTCGCATGAGTGCTTCGCTGATGGACGGCTTGATGCAGCGTTTCAGCGGTACGATTAATGTGGCTCGGGTTCAAAATCCGATCGAACTTGCTCAATTTTTACAGACTTCGGACGATCGCGT
This sequence is a window from Microcoleus sp. bin38.metabat.b11b12b14.051. Protein-coding genes within it:
- a CDS encoding DUF2256 domain-containing protein, whose protein sequence is MAKQRLKSDLPTKMCPVCDRPFTWRKKWADCWDEVKYCSDRCRRRRNSTES